Proteins from a single region of Sphingomonas swuensis:
- a CDS encoding TIGR02186 family protein, with product MRRRPALLLLAAAPLLLGQAGPRLVPDISARNIEIRYSFTGAQLLLFGAILYSGGRVPSRDLDVAVVLKGPVQPMIVREKQKIAGIWTNADSHRFASAPGFYAVASSRPLRDIVDERTAAVYELGLQNLQLSPGSGAQADKERRFESGLLDLRSREGLYAENPRGVEISDGVLYRARIFIPSQVPTGTYETETFLIDRGKVIAAATKEVEVRKTGFERFVATAARRHGFLYGLAAVLLSLGLGWGTAALFGRRG from the coding sequence CGCCGCCCCGCTGCTGCTCGGCCAGGCCGGCCCGCGCCTCGTCCCCGACATTTCCGCCCGCAACATCGAGATCCGCTACAGCTTCACCGGCGCGCAATTGCTGCTGTTCGGCGCCATCCTCTATTCCGGCGGCCGGGTGCCGAGCCGCGACCTCGACGTCGCGGTCGTGCTCAAGGGCCCGGTGCAGCCGATGATCGTCCGCGAGAAGCAGAAGATCGCGGGCATCTGGACCAACGCCGACAGCCACCGCTTCGCCTCCGCCCCCGGCTTCTACGCCGTCGCCAGTTCGCGCCCCCTGCGCGACATCGTCGACGAGCGCACCGCCGCGGTCTACGAGCTTGGCCTCCAGAACCTCCAGCTGTCGCCCGGGAGCGGCGCCCAGGCCGACAAGGAACGGCGGTTCGAATCGGGGCTGCTCGACCTCCGTTCGCGCGAGGGCCTCTATGCCGAGAACCCGCGCGGCGTGGAGATCAGCGACGGGGTCCTCTACCGCGCCCGCATCTTCATCCCGAGCCAGGTCCCGACCGGCACCTACGAGACCGAGACCTTCCTCATCGACAGGGGCAAGGTGATCGCCGCCGCGACCAAGGAGGTCGAGGTCCGCAAGACCGGCTTCGAGCGGTTCGTCGCCACCGCCGCGCGCCGCCACGGCTTCCTCTACGGGCTCGCCGCGGTCCTGCTCAGTCTCGGGCTCGGCTGGGGCACCGCCGCTTTGTTCGGCCGCCGCGGCTAG